One Vanrija pseudolonga chromosome 5, complete sequence genomic window, AACACGGTCGGGCGGTAGAACCGCAGCAGGAAAGCTACTTGTGCCAGTCGTTCCAGTttgagctcgtcgctcgaTCCCAGAGCCAGCGCCATGGACAGGTACACGCCCAGCATCGACGGCTTGTCGACGGACACGCACTCGAACAGCACGTAGCGAACAAACGACTCGAGCCATGCTGAGCCCGCGAACCGCTTGACCATGCCGACAATGACCGAGTCGCCAGTGTGCAGTGAGATGAGCTCAACAATTTCGGTCGACGCTAGTTGAATCGGCGCGGCCGGAGATACCAGGTCGTACTGCATGTCGAACCCAGCCATTGTTCCGGCCCGCACAAACATGCTCCGGTAACCACGCGGGTCAAAGTTGTAGTCGAGGAACCCAGACTTGCGCTTGACCCAGATCGTGCGCGAGCGTACCAGACTGTCGCGGTCGCGCGGGTTGGATAGGTCGTAGGTCACAGGCCAGTATCGTGGCGAGTCGACCGTGATGGACACGATGGTGTCAAACGGTGCCACCAGTGTCGGCGAGATGAGATTCTGCTCTCCAGCTCTGCCCCGCACCTTGATCTTGATGGGCATGAAGATCGACTCTCGCGTGTCGACGTCACGAGCAATGAGGCAGCgtggctcgacggcgagcgcccaGAGGTGCCTGTACGCCTGGGGATACGCCTTGATGTCCATCGGCGACGCGAGGAAGCGAGGGAAGAAGGAGATGCTAAgagcggcgatggcgagatTCGAGTTGCCCAGGGTGAAGTAGCCTCGGCCAAGGAACAACAGACCCAGGGCCATGTGCATGGCCATGTGCGAGCCATATGTCACGCCTGCTCCCTCTTGGCCATGGGAGACACGGAGCCGGCGCATGACGTTGAGCTCACCAGTGCCAGACATGAgtgtggcgagggcgagggtcaGAATGTTGAGCGCCTGCCGCGCAGTATTTCTCCTGATCCTGCCCTCGTACGTCATGGACTGtccagccgccgccttgccaaggacgccgaagAACGTGAGGATGATGACGTGCGCTGCTTCGTTGGCGGTTGATGCAAATcggatgccgaggccgagacacGCCCCTGCAATGATGTTGAGGTAGGCCAGTTCCGTGTTGAGCTCCATGCCGCTCGTGCGCTTGTGGCCGTGGTGCAGGGATTGGATGAAGGCTGGCAGTTGAGCATCCACCCACTCCATCTGGGGCTTTACGTCGTCCCAGAGGATGAGGGCACGGGCATATGTGCGGATCAGAAGCTGGTCGGGTCGAACGCTCTCCAACGCGAGCGCAGTCTGTGGGATttcgagcaggtcggcaaTGTCCTGTCGACCCGTCTTGAGGTACATGagaccgagggcgagcgtcGCTCCCGGTGAAGTGACAGTGGCGTCAATGTGGGACGCCGTGCGCTTGTTCTTGCCGCCGTGTACTCGTGGCGCATCACCATGGATGCAAGGCGTGAGCTGCGCCAGCAGCCCACGTTCAGTCTCGCTGGACGATGATCCACCGCGACCGAGCATGATTAGGCCAAAGGCCATTGACGCCGAGAACGAGTAGGCTTCACGGCTCTCTGTGAAGCCGTCCACCCTAGGCATCTCGGAGCGTGCAATCTCGCCCAGGACAACCTCGGCCATGTGGAGGTTCTTGCTGCCCACGTAGATGAGACCGAGGCTGACCAGGGCGGTCGATTGGACAACCGGTGACTCGTTGAGCTCCATCGATCCAAGTGGaagcagcgcagcagcgtgcAATGACACCATACGAGTGACCTGGGGGTCGCAGCTACCGGCAAACGATGCGCCGAGACCAAGCAGCAGGCCAACAGACGTCATGTCGTGGCGGAGCTCCAAGTAGGGAAAGACGCCGATGGCGTTCATGGTCCGCAGGCGGCCAGTGAGaccaagaccaaggaggaAGCCCGCATGGTCTGCCGATGGTGTATCGGGACGGTTGAACGCGATCCACGACGCGTCAATACCCTTGGAGTCGGATGAAATGGAGAGGGCAGCGGACACGCCATTGTGGAAGCATGGCCAGTCGGCACCCTCCGGGATCTGCGCCTTGATGACATTGTTGCCAGGTACGACCTTGAcagcgagctcgatgagCGGAATATTCCAAGGGTCTGTGATTGTGGCCGATCGTGAGCTGTAGTGGAACATGCCCTGGCCGACAGTGATGGCCAATGTGCGGTTGGCAATCGTGTTGACCACGCTTTGGTGGTACTGCATGATGTCTTGTTCGCTGGGGGTTAGCTGAAGTCGGTGAAGTTAAGCCTACCTTGCGCCCTTGGGGTCCTCGACAGCGATGGTTCGTTGATGCGTCGTCTGCATGAtacgctcgacctcctcgacacgctTGTCGACACCGAAGCGGACATGTGGCAGTGCGGCAAAGTGGGCGTGCTTGGACGTCTCGCCAGTCACAGAGGCTACGATTTCACCAATGGTCGGCGGCTTCTTTGGCCCAGACTCGGGTCCCATGGGCAGGTCTGTGGTCGACACCTTGTCGGCCGTGTAAATCGAGGCCAGGTCCTTGCGATCGACAAACTCGAACACTTGGGGAGAGACGTCTTTCGAAGGGTTGACCTGGGCGACCCGGACAATCTCCTGGAGGGGCATGGCGACGCCAAATGGCAGATCTGCGAGCCACGCGGTGTCGACACCATTGTCGACCATGATCTTGACTGCGGTGATGGCGCGTTTCTCTATCGGGACGAGGGTGCCACCTCGGCGGGACTCTGGCGAGTGCGTCAACGTCGAGTAGATTGTGGCGACAAGGCGAGTCTGCTTGCAAGGATCTGGCGAGCCGAGGGGAGAGGCATTCGGGAAGCAGGATTGAGGTGATGGGAATGGCCGCGTAGGCCACATGAGGAGGCGGGAGAGGTAGAGGAGGATGTCTGGTGGTTCGTGGAACTGGTCCAGGAGTGGGTGGTCGACTGGTCGACTTGGGTATGCCAGGGGCGTGCCGGCCAATGCGCCTGGCATCAAGCGACGCCAGTAGTCAACCCAGTCTTCGCGCCCAATAGCGGCTGATAGTCGTAGCAGGACcggtgcgaggtgggtgagCCACGATGCTGTGGCCGACGACAGCCGCGAGTCTTGCGCCACGAggtggagggcgaggagtaCGTTTGGGGTGAGGGAGTGTGGCCTCACGGTGTCGGCTgttgtcgacgccggtgtCCTTTCTACCATTTTTATCCGCTGCGCCAATCGTCGGAGCACGGGGTCCGACTGCGTAGACCAGCCGGACAACAATTCGACGCGGGTGTCGTGTTCAGGCGAGGGAGTGAGGCCGCACATGGTGTAGAGGACATTGGAAAGGGTACGCCACTGGGTCTCGACCTCGCTTCGCTGCGGCGccatctgctgctgcaacTCGGCGAGGAACGCCTCCGACAGCTGGGCAAACTCGTTCTGCGACAGGGCGTATGACAACGCTTCGAGACATCGACACGCCACGCCCTGGGCCGGCTCGAAATCGAGCGAAACACGCAGTCTGTCTCCGTCACTGTACACCACGGTGACTTTGGATCCAGACGCATCGAGGAGGTCCACCACACGTCTCTCGCTTGACACGACCtcaccgtcgccgtcaaGGACCATGCTCAGGCTCGCTGCGAGCTTGTGCGCAACTTCGTCGCGTCCGTCGGCGGTCAACACCCGCGGAATCTGGACCGCCATCTGGtgggacgacgccgagaagagGTTGAGTGATCCGTCCTCCGCGAGCAGGAGTGTATCCAGGACGTTTGATCGTGTGGCCAGGACGGGgacggccgcgacgcagTGCACTCCTCGGAAGGCATTGAACACGAATGCCGGGCTCGGCTGGGACACCTCCTCTACACCGAATGTGAATAATGTCGTGGGCAGGTTGGTGAACGTCAACACAAGGTTGAGGTGCGCTGATTGCGGTGAGCGGTTCTCGGACAGGaacacgcgcgcggcgtcgaggtctACATCGCTGGGACATGTCAGCTGATTCCTCGGCCCTCAACTCACCCAGGTGGTCGCCACGAGTACACACGCTCGACAACAATCTCActgcgcagctcgagctgctccttATCCAGGCCCATGATCATGGTCGTCTCACCCAAGTCCTCGGCCATGACATGGAGCGATAAGCGTGGGTAGTCCCTCGCGTCATCGCGGCGCTTGCCGGCCATCGAAAGCCGCTGTGACTTTGTCTCTGTCCCAAAGCTGCTGACGCGTGTCACGCGGCGGGACGAGCCAAatgcggcggcagcaggcCCAGCGAACGGGTCGTCATCGGCTTCAATCTCGTTAGCCatggacgcgcgcgacgccttgcgccgcgagcggtccagcaggtcggcgccgcccaagcTCGACACCCGCCGATCTGTTGgcacgccggcaccgccaaaGCCCGAGACCCGGCGATCTGTCGGCACGCCCAGTGTCGAGCGGCTAAGCGaggcccgcccgcctcgccgactggagggcgggggtggtAGTTCAGTTGCgcgcagcagctcctcgggTCGCATACTCTTgacgctgctcgtcggcggcataTCATTCGTCTCCGGGAGGGGGATCCGCGCGCGCCGGTAGAACAGGAACTGACCCTCCTCGTGGTCGTACGCCACGAGAAGCGGGtatggcgccggcgcgacgtaGATAATCGACTGGGTCATTGGGATTttggtcgtcgacgcgttgGCGGCTAGACTTGGCTCTTCGTCGCCGAACCCGCCGCCGatctccgcctcggcgacccaCTTGAACTCGCCAAAGATGTCGGTGAAGGTGAAGAGGCGGGGGAGTTTTGgcgccttggcgtcctcgcggtcgacgaggtcgtcgagcacgctgACGCCGGTACGGTCGGCGAAGGAGCTTCGACGGGGTTTACGCCCCTTGGTCTCGGCGAGCCGTTtctgctcgcgccgctcaagcgcgcgctgtacgagcgcgccgccgtccggGAGGGCCCAGCACCGCTCCACAGGCCACGGGAGGGCAATCTTCGTGTCCTGACCCGAGGCGAAGTAGACAAAGGCGTACgacgcgaggaagacgaccaCGGCACGTTGTAGGCCCGTAGCGGACgggcggagctcggcgctctTCGCACCCCATTGCGCGTGCTGCGACGTGTGGAACGGGCCAAAAGTAGAGGATGCGTCGGGGGCCTTGGGTGTGCTGGGTGCCGCtgcgccctcgtcgcccggTGGTCGGAACCACACGAACGCGGCGTAGGCCACCTTCTCGCTCTGGTGCTCGTACGTGAACCGCCGGAAGATCTCCACCCCGCGCGACCAGGTCACGCTCCTCCCACTCCAGGTGAGTgcctcgtcggtggcgtTGGAGACCGAGCCCTCCTCGAGAGATAGTGGCGCAAACGTCTGGTGGATTGGCGCGCGGgaactgctgctgctgctcgagcccgaggctTCTTGCGACGGCCCATGCGTGCCGCTGGTCGAACTGCTGCCCGCACGCGCATACAGGACGTGACCTGGTGACACTCCGTCCCCGAGTACGGTGGCCTGAAGCATCACGAGGGTTTGTGGTTGTGTTGTGAAGATGAAGTGTGATTGATGATCGTGTTGACGGGGTTGTGTGCACTTTGTCCCTTGGACGCCAGGTGGAGGTTGCCCAAACAAAACATCCGTTCCTgtgatggtgatggcggcTCTATTGTGGCACTCGTCCAAACCATCACTGCCAGTCCACAAAACATCGTCTATGCAATGGGATCCATGAATGGGCAAAAGGAAAACTAAAAGGATAGGAAAACAGTAGAGTGCAATGTACAACACAGAGTGGCCCCATACTACCACTTCTCACTACCGACAGACTTCTCACACGCCAGCTCGATCTCTACGCCTTTATCCCGAGCACATGACGCAGGCGTCCTTGTTGTCGATGCTGCACTGAagggcggcagcagcgcgctcCTCTGCCCGacgcttggcctcctcgtaCGACAACTCCTCGCTCTCAGAGGGCTGGGGGCTGACGTCACGCTCAACCTCGCGAGCGGCAGCAACCTCGACGGGCTTGGCCTCACGGGCCTGCGAAGCCGCGGTGATCTCGGGAGGGacgggcgccgaggcagtGGTCTGGATCTTGACCTTGCGCAggggctcgacgaggctcgaggccgaggcgctcgaagccgtcgtgggcgaggtgACCTTCTTGGCAGCACCAGCCTCAAGGGTCTTGGCCTGCTTGAGAGTGCTGGCGTCGATGGTGAACTGGATGGCGTTGGCCGCAGGGCGGGTGCGGAGGTAGTAGGCACCAGTCTTGAGTCCACGCTTCCAGCCGTAGAAGTGCATCGACGTGAGCTGCGAGAACGAGGGGTTTGCAAGGTGGATGTTGAGCGACTGCGACTGGTCGATGAAGGCACCACGGTCGGCAGCAAGGTCAATGACCGCCTTCTGCGAGATCTCCCAAACAGTCTTGTAGATGGCCTTGAGCTCATCGGGGATGTTGGGGATGTGCTGAATCGAACCACCCGAGGCAATGATGAGGTTCTTCATGTTGTCGTCCCAGATGCCAAGGTTGATGAGGTCGCGGAGGAGCCAGGGGCAGATGATGGGGAAGTCACCCGAGAGCACACGACGCGAGTAGAGCATGGAGGTGTAGGGCTCGAAGCACTCGTTCCAGCCAAGGATCTGCGAGGTCGAGGCAGTGGGCATGGGGGCAACGAGGAGCGAGTTGCGGACACCGTGCTCGGCAATCTTGGCACGGAGCTCAGTCCAGTCCCAGAGGTCGGTGGGGACACGGCCCCAGAGGTCAGGCTGGAGCTTGCCCTGCGAGATGGGCGAGCCCTCGTACGAGGGGTACTTGCCAAGCTCCTGAGCCATCTCGTTGGAAGCCTCGAGGGCAGCGTGGTAGATGGTCTCGAAGATCTTGATGTTGAGCTCACGAGCACCAGGCGAGTCGAAGGGAAGACGGAGAGCCATGAAGGTGTCGGCGAGACCCTGGACACCAAGACCGACAGGACGGTGGCGCATGTTCGAGTTGCGAGCCTCGGGAACGGGGTAGTAGTTCCTGGTGATGACCTGGTCGAGGTTCTTGGTGACAACCTTGGTGATCTGGTGGAGCTTCTTGAAGTCGTACGAGTTGGTCTCGAAGTCGACAAAGGCAGGAAGGGCAAGCGAGGCAAGGTTGCAGACGGCGACCTCATCGGGGGCAGAGTACTCGATGATCTCAGTGCAGAGGTTGGACGACTTGATGGTGCCGAGGTGCTGCTGGTTGGACTTGCGGTTGGCAGCGTCCTTGTAGAGCATGAAGGGACCACCAGTCTCGGTCTGAGCCTCGAGGATGGCGAACCAGAGCTTCTGGGCCTTGATGGTCTTGCGAcccttgccctcgcgctcgtacTTCTCGTACAACTCCTCGAACTTCTCCGAGTGGACGTCGGCAAGGCCGGGGCACTCGGCAGGGCACATGAGGGTCCACTCGCCGtcctgctcgacacgcttCATGAAGAGGTCGGGGATCCAGAGGGCGTAGAAGAGGTCACGAGCGCGAACCTCTTCCTTGCCGTGGTTCTTCCTCAGGTCGAGGAAGTCGAAGACATCGGCGTGCCAGGGCTCGAGGTAGATGGCAAAGGCACCGGGGCGCTTGTTGCCACCCTGGTCGACGTAACGAGCAGTGGCGTCGTAGGCACGGAGCATGGGGACGATACCGTTGGAGTAGCCGTTGGTGCCGGCAATGTACGAGCCCTTGGCACGAATGTTGTGGATGTGGAGACCGATACCGCCGGCAGTCTTGGAGATCTGGGCACAGGTCTTGAGCGTGTCGTAGATGCCGTCAATCGAGTCGTCCTTCATGGCGACAAGGAAGCACGACGACATCTGGGCGTGGGGGGTACCCGAGTTGAAGAGGGTAGGAGACGCGTGGGTGAAGTAACGCTCCGACATGAGGTTGTAGGTCTCGAGGACCTTCTCAATGTTGTCACCGTGGATGCCGACAGCAACACGCATGAGCATGTGCTGGGGACGCTCGGCAACCTTGCCGTTGATCTTGAGAAGGTACGAGCGCTCGAGGGTCTTGAAGCCAAAGTAGTTGTAGGCAAAGTCACGGTCGTAGATGATGGCACCGTCAAGGACATCCTTGTTGGCCTGGACAATGTTGTAGACCTCCTCCGAGACCATGGGGGCCTGCTTGCCGGTCTTGGGGTTGACCCACTCGTACAGGTCGGCAATGACTTGCGAGAACACCTTCTTGGTGAGCTTGTGCGTGTTGGACACGGAGATCCTAGACGCGAGGATCGCGTAGTCGCTGAGACAATGTCAGCGGGAGAAGATTGGGTGGAGGTGAGGtcgggcgacgcgtcgaccCTCCCTTCGCCCCTCCTCAGGGTTTGACTCACGAGTGCATGGTGGTCATGGACGCGGCGGTCtcagcggcgagcgtgtcgagctcggccgtcgtGATACCGGGGTAGATACCGGCGGCGACCTTCTGCGTGATTAAAGCAGGCTCGACATGGTCGCGGTCCAGGCCGTACGACAGCTTGTTGAGACGGGCGGTGACTGGCGCGTGTCAACGATCgctccaccaccagcacgACGCGTTCAAACTCACCCTTGTCAAAGGCAACGGCCTCCTTGCGGCCATCACGCTTGTAGACCCACATAACCATTACGGAGTGTGGAGTCGAGAGGGGGAGTGTCTATAAGATATCTAGTGGAGAGAGTCTGGGAGGCTGGGTCAGCAAGTCCAAGTCGCGTCGCGTGCCCCGTGCCAATCTGGCGGGGTGGTCTACTCACTTGTCACCCAGAGCTCAAAGTACAGGTGGTCGTGTGGGCGTCGAGCGTTCTACTGTTGTCGTGTGGGCGTGGACAAGCTTATGTGCTGTCGCGCGTAGAGTGAGTCGTCGTGGGTTgagagaaggagaaggaggtggAAGATGAGAAGAGGGGCGAGGGTTGGGACCGGGTCAAATGTTATAAATCAAAGTGGTGGCTTGAGACGCGTCAACTCAGGGTAAAAATGACGTGTACCCCGGTGTTTTTACAATGTTTTGTTTGTTTCCTCTGATAACGACGCGCTTTATTTCTTGTGatcccgcgcgcgcgcgcgcgctggcgggcagGTCGCGCGTctggtgggcggcgcgtcaaTAACAGGAGCAGGCCATGGCGCGGACGCGACCGACCCGCACTGaccacccctccacccctcCCCGCGCTGTCCACACGCGCCTTGCCCCccgacccccccccccttcgcGCCTCTGACACACCAATGTCCTGGAATCATCCTGCCCCTCGCGGCTCCTAATCTTCCTACAATGCCCACTACGCTCATCGTCGCTCACTTGGGCCAGGGAGGGCTGAGGGGTTCACCCCTAACTCGCTTACCAATAGTGCTAGTAGCTCCACCTTGTCTCTgtcagcgccgtcgtcgtcgccgccgcgtcgtaAGTGCCTGCCCTCCTGCCTCCTGTcttctcggcgacgcgcagcacgaccagcaacaacaacaacaacaacaagctcATGTCCCTGGAACTCATCGAATCcacgctgctgcccaccAGGCCAATTGTTTGTGTGTTTGTGTTGGTGTTGATGGCTACTGATTGCGTTGTCGGCCGACAAGTGCTGCGACGACAATGTCTCTGCAACGCCTCGTCTGGCGCCAAGTGGCTTGTCTCGGGCGACGACACTCCACTCATCTTGCTTCATCCGTCCACAAATGTCGACTTTCGGTCGAAGTGTCCGTTAACACCACTGCCCGTCGAGGAGCCGGCATGTCGGTTGTAACCCCTTGCGCGTGATCCAtgacgcgacgcgcacgcacgacgcgtCAGAGTGATATTAATGACTAGCGCCTAGCACTAATCAGTCACatgagcacgccgtcgatcATGCCGGGCATGTGCTGGTGGGCATACCATTCATTCCACTGCACTGGCGGTGTGTTTCTTCGCacccgcacacacacgccagaGCGTCTGCAATCTTCTCACGCCCCCATCCCTCACCGTCCCAATACACTCTGGCGTCTGGCCATGACAAGACGTGGTGCGAACGACGCATTGTATCAGGTGCGAACATTGACACGCACTGACGGAAAGTACATAAAGGCCACACTCTCATTGAATCTGTTCTATCCATCCATTCCCTCTCAACTCTAGTGGTACATTGCGTCTCCACCGAGTCTCTTTGACAACCTCGCCCCCGGGCACCAAAACACGACACCCCACACGTACCCGCCCAGTTCGAGTCGATGCGAATGCATGTAAGGTATGGAGAATCAGAAGATGAAGCCAGTAGTACACCAGTGGACAAGTCACTCGCCGCCCTTCCCTCCGCAGCGGCCgccccctccaccaccacacccaccccccaggACAGAACTCTAAGAGGAACAAGCAGATCAAGCTTCAGACTTGCGCTTCgacttcttctccttctttccctccttgtccttcttcttctccttcttctccttctttctcctctcctcgtcgtcggcctcctccttgggctcctcgtcccgcttgcgcttctccttcttgtccttcttaTCAGacttgtccttcttgtccttcttctccttcttgggAGAAGCGACAGGAGCGTCCTTGGAAGCGACAATCTTGGCGAGGGCAGGGTCCATTGGTCCGCGGTTCTTCTTAGCCTCGGCCTGGTCCTTCTCAATTTGCTTGACAGCCTCGGAaatctcgacgtcgtcaacgtcaccctcgtcgtcatcgtcctcgtcgtctccgaGGTCGGCAGCGATGGCGGTCAGGGCCTTCTGGATGGCGTCCGAGTTCTTGGACACGGGAGCGCCAGTCTCGAAGAAGTTGAGGCGCTCCTCAACCTGAGCACGGAGAGCCTCACCAAACTTGTTGGTGGGGACGTCGGAGAAGCAGTCGATACGGCAGGCGATCGAGCACTTGTTGGCGAGGAAACGCGAGATGCGGCCCTTGTGCTTGgagccggcgcggccgatGAACGACGAGTGGTAGATGAGACCGTACTTGGGGGTGTTGCCCTTGGTCTTGAGGGCACGGAAGAGGGCCTTCTCGGCACCGAGAATCTGCACAGTCGAGGCAGGGTActtggcgaggttggtgaGCGAACCGGCGTGCGAGATGAGACGAGCGGCAATGGTCTCGCCGATGAGGGCCGAGAGGTTGGGGGCAACAATGCTCATCTTCTCGATGAGGTAGGCGCGGAGGGCCTTGCGgtactcggcgagcttgacgacACGCTCGGCGAAGGTGGAGATGTTGAtgaggtcgacctcggagaTGTCAGAGCCCATGGAAGCGCGCGAAGCGTCAAGGACGTTGCGAGCGCgggtctcgtcgtcgtcgaggatctcCTGGATCTCGGGGAGCGAGTCCTCGGTGAGGGTGGTGCGGTCGCCGATGAGAACGGCGAGACGGGCGTACTGGTGAGCGTCGGGGACGAGCTTGTAGAGCTCGGGGAAGTGCCATCCGTACCACTCGCGGCAGCGCATAGCAAAGGTGTTGAGgtccttgtcgagctggtcCGACAGAGAAATAGCCTGGATGATCATGTTGTCCGAACGGTTGACGTTGAACTGGCGACGAGTAAGCCACAGTGCCACAACCGATGCCCAGCTGCACTACTCACCTTGACCTTTCCACGCGAGTACGAGTGACCAAGACCAAGCTGGGCGGTAGCAACGTCACCCTTCTGGAGgccctccttggcgaggaaCTTCTCCTGGTGGAGACGGATGCCACGGATCAGCTCGAGGGCACGCTCTCCAGCGTCACAGGggatggcgagctcgccctggATCGCACCACCAAGACCACGCTCAGCAACACCAAGCAGAACAGGGCTCTGCTTCTTGTTGCCCTTCGATCCCTCGGAATGAAtgacgaggttgaggagcgaCTTGAGGTGGGGGTTGAGGACACCCTCGGAGATGTCGTTGGCGTTCTCGAGGGCCTGGGCAGCCGAGGTGAAGGGGAAGAAGGAGGCGAGGGTGACCATGCGGTTGAACTGGTTGTAGTCGTTGACGGCATCCTGGAGCTGCTTCGAGCGCGCAGCAATCTCCTCCTGGAGGTTGACGGTGAAGAGCGAATAGCCCGAGGCGCCCTCGTAGAGGACGTGGGTGAGGGAGCCCGACATTGTGGCTGTTTTTGggggtcggcgacggggtggtgtaaggctgctgctgctgcttgcctGTGTCGTCGGGAGTTGACGCTGCAAGAGAGTGAGATGGACGAGCTGTTggccttgctgctgctcgttgaGATGATGGAGCTCGCTGCTACTTCTGCCATCCTCGAACTTCTTGTCGAAGAAATCTTGAATTTTTTAAGTACATTTTTGGGTTTCTCCCACCCAGCACGTGGGGATCGCGTGGTGAGTCACGTGATCTATATTGATCTCGACTCATTTACCGGCAATGCCGTCATGCAGTGGTGGTCTGCCCAGCCAAGGCAATAGGCATGTCCTCGATGAGTTCTCGACCGACTCCTCACGGCGCGGGACATAGCTTACCCGGGCGACATCAACGACGGCAGCCGACCATTTCCTGCAACAAAACTCGACTCATCCTCCAAACACAGCTCTTGAAACACAACACTTCCTCTTTCACGACAGCAAGACCCTCGCCAccatgtcctcctcgtcgccgacgccatcgacATCGTCGGCAGAGAGGAGAATGTCAAACGGAAAGGCAAAGCCAAAGAAGGCTCCACCTCCAGTCTCGGTCCACTTTGTGAGTCAGCTGCGGAATGTGCAAGCTGGAGCACTGCTAACCCACCTGCAGTTGGGAACATGTAGTGGTGAGTTGGCTCGAACGGCGGGGGCGACATCGTATGGTGATGTAGCGGCCTGCGCGGGCTCGTAGAGCTCAAGCTGGCTTCATCGGTTCGAAGACAATTCTGGTCGTGTGCATGATGTGGTCAACCACCATTGCACAACGTGGTCGACCACCATTGCTCGATGGCGGCCACCCGATACCGTTCGCGACCGATGCTGACGTTCCAGGCGGCGGCCCCATCATCTCGCGCCAGTGTtcggccaccgccgtcgacctcggcaacaACATTTGGTGTAGGTGACAACCCTCGTGGGCGCCCGAGCCCTACTGACAATGTCTCAGTGttcgacgccgctgacggcACCAACAACCGGCTTCACCAGTCGTCCCTGCGCATGGTGAACATTTCGCGCATCTTCATCACGCACATGCACGCGGATCACATTCTTGGCATCGTGGCgatcctcggcgtcatcatGAGCGGCGTGGGGCAGAGCCCAGCCGGTCTTGAGCGTCTGCGCCAGGCGGGCACCCTAAAGAGGGTGAGTTACATGGCTTCGTGAGGTTCTAACTCTCCAGCCGGATATCAACATCTACGGACCCGCTGGCCTCCGCAGGCTGATTCGCACCATGCTGGAATGCACAGCCATCACCCTCACCGGCGCGTACGCCGTCCACGAGCTTATCCCAGAGGGCGGCTCTCCTTCAGCGGCATGCAAAGCTGGCGACCTCCACGTCAATGAGGCCCAGGGAATCGACTTCCACCCGAACGACCAGGGCGTGTGGGAAAACATTGTGGACGACAGGCCAAC contains:
- the rnr-1 gene encoding Ribonucleoside-diphosphate reductase large chain, whose amino-acid sequence is MVMWVYKRDGRKEAVAFDKVTARLNKLSYGLDRDHVEPALITQKVAAGIYPGITTAELDTLAAETAASMTTMHSDYAILASRISVSNTHKLTKKVFSQVIADLYEWVNPKTGKQAPMVSEEVYNIVQANKDVLDGAIIYDRDFAYNYFGFKTLERSYLLKINGKVAERPQHMLMRVAVGIHGDNIEKVLETYNLMSERYFTHASPTLFNSGTPHAQMSSCFLVAMKDDSIDGIYDTLKTCAQISKTAGGIGLHIHNIRAKGSYIAGTNGYSNGIVPMLRAYDATARYVDQGGNKRPGAFAIYLEPWHADVFDFLDLRKNHGKEEVRARDLFYALWIPDLFMKRVEQDGEWTLMCPAECPGLADVHSEKFEELYEKYEREGKGRKTIKAQKLWFAILEAQTETGGPFMLYKDAANRKSNQQHLGTIKSSNLCTEIIEYSAPDEVAVCNLASLALPAFVDFETNSYDFKKLHQITKVVTKNLDQVITRNYYPVPEARNSNMRHRPVGLGVQGLADTFMALRLPFDSPGARELNIKIFETIYHAALEASNEMAQELGKYPSYEGSPISQGKLQPDLWGRVPTDLWDWTELRAKIAEHGVRNSLLVAPMPTASTSQILGWNECFEPYTSMLYSRRVLSGDFPIICPWLLRDLINLGIWDDNMKNLIIASGGSIQHIPNIPDELKAIYKTVWEISQKAVIDLAADRGAFIDQSQSLNIHLANPSFSQLTSMHFYGWKRGLKTGAYYLRTRPAANAIQFTIDASTLKQAKTLEAGAAKKVTSPTTASSASASSLVEPLRKVKIQTTASAPVPPEITAASQAREAKPVEVAAAREVERDVSPQPSESEELSYEEAKRRAEERAAAALQCSIDNKDACVMCSG
- the nop56 gene encoding Nucleolar protein 56, translating into MSGSLTHVLYEGASGYSLFTVNLQEEIAARSKQLQDAVNDYNQFNRMVTLASFFPFTSAAQALENANDISEGVLNPHLKSLLNLVIHSEGSKGNKKQSPVLLGVAERGLGGAIQGELAIPCDAGERALELIRGIRLHQEKFLAKEGLQKGDVATAQLGLGHSYSRGKVKFNVNRSDNMIIQAISLSDQLDKDLNTFAMRCREWYGWHFPELYKLVPDAHQYARLAVLIGDRTTLTEDSLPEIQEILDDDETRARNVLDASRASMGSDISEVDLINISTFAERVVKLAEYRKALRAYLIEKMSIVAPNLSALIGETIAARLISHAGSLTNLAKYPASTVQILGAEKALFRALKTKGNTPKYGLIYHSSFIGRAGSKHKGRISRFLANKCSIACRIDCFSDVPTNKFGEALRAQVEERLNFFETGAPVSKNSDAIQKALTAIAADLGDDEDDDDEGDVDDVEISEAVKQIEKDQAEAKKNRGPMDPALAKIVASKDAPVASPKKEKKDKKDKSDKKDKKEKRKRDEEPKEEADDEERRKKEKKEKKKDKEGKKEKKSKRKSEA